The Peribacillus simplex genome contains a region encoding:
- a CDS encoding efflux RND transporter permease subunit has protein sequence MNSIIKFSLKNKLAIWLLTIIIVAAGLYSGLNMKQETIPSISTPLISISTVYPGAAPEEVADKLTDQIEQKVTNLPGVELVSSSSMANASSVQLQYDYDTDMDDAVKEVKEALEKLELPEGVDAPSVSKLELNAFPVVALSVTDKGSDLPALTKNVEEVLVPKLEGIDGVTSVSISGQQVNEGSLVFDEEKMAQYGLDEDTVKKVIQAANVNMPLGIYNFDDKEKTIVVDGNISTLKDLKNIKIPLTGGSQTGTPAQTGQENNQLSPEMATGPAQLQNVKLSDIADVKITGKAESISRTNGSESIGIQVTRSPDADTVAIVDEVNEEVTNFKEDFKGVSVHTTLDQAQPIKDSVETMISKALFGCLFAVIVIMLFLRNFKTTLISVISIPLSLLAALLVLKQMDISLNVMTLGAMTVAIGRVVDDSIVVIENIYRRMALKGEQLKGGELIRSATKEMFIPILSSTIVTVAVYLPLASVTGPVGELFMPFALTMVFALVASLIIAITLVPAMADSLFKKGLSKKELKSHEEKPSKLSAFYRKALDWSLNHKLITFGTAIVLLVGSLFLIPSIGVSFMPADEEKTIIVTYTPAPGELKEDIVKQTEKVEKYFMDKDDVETVQYTLGESMMGGMMGGSSNSALFYVLYDKDTENFGDKKETVIKDLTELDSPGTWKQQEFTSTSSNETTLFVYGNTQKDIEPVIDDIQNIMKKNKDLKDVDTSLSDAYEQYTLVADQEKLSDLGLTAAQIGMSIANTNKDDAITTIKKDGEEVKVYVETEETTFEDKKDLENTKIPSPMGMEIPLKELVKIEEGKASDTISRRDGKIYADVSATIKTDDVAAVTAEVQKEVDKLDLPASVSIDYGGVTEDIQESFTQLGIAMLAAVAIVYFVLVVTFHGGLAPIAILFSLPFTVIGALAGLFIAGETISVSAMMGVLMLIGIVVTNAIVLVDRVIKNEESGLSTREALLEAGSTRLRPILMTALATIGALIPLAIGAEGSGLISQGLGITVIGGLVSSTMLTLVIVPVVYEVIMKIGKKKKKTVK, from the coding sequence TTGAATTCAATAATTAAATTTTCATTAAAGAATAAATTGGCAATCTGGTTGCTTACGATCATCATCGTCGCAGCTGGTTTATACTCCGGTTTAAACATGAAGCAAGAAACCATTCCTAGCATCTCGACTCCTTTAATAAGCATCTCCACTGTATATCCTGGAGCTGCACCTGAAGAAGTAGCAGATAAACTCACAGACCAGATAGAGCAGAAAGTAACAAATTTGCCAGGAGTCGAATTAGTCAGTTCTTCGTCCATGGCTAATGCCTCTTCCGTTCAATTACAATATGATTATGATACGGATATGGACGACGCTGTAAAAGAAGTGAAAGAGGCTTTAGAGAAATTAGAACTTCCCGAGGGAGTGGATGCCCCGAGCGTATCAAAATTAGAATTAAACGCTTTTCCGGTCGTCGCACTCAGTGTAACAGATAAGGGTTCTGATTTACCAGCTCTTACAAAAAATGTTGAAGAGGTGTTAGTGCCTAAACTTGAAGGAATCGATGGCGTGACATCCGTATCAATTTCCGGACAGCAAGTAAATGAAGGCAGCCTTGTATTCGACGAGGAAAAAATGGCTCAATACGGGCTTGATGAAGATACCGTAAAGAAGGTTATCCAGGCCGCAAACGTCAACATGCCCCTTGGGATATATAACTTTGATGATAAAGAAAAAACGATCGTTGTGGATGGAAACATCTCCACTTTAAAAGACCTGAAAAATATAAAGATACCTTTAACCGGCGGCTCTCAAACAGGTACGCCAGCACAAACCGGACAGGAAAACAATCAATTATCTCCTGAAATGGCAACAGGTCCTGCCCAACTGCAAAACGTCAAATTATCAGACATTGCCGATGTTAAAATTACTGGTAAAGCTGAATCGATTTCAAGAACAAACGGCAGCGAATCGATTGGGATTCAGGTTACAAGATCTCCCGATGCCGATACAGTTGCAATCGTGGACGAAGTAAACGAAGAAGTAACGAATTTCAAAGAAGATTTTAAAGGCGTTAGTGTACACACTACGCTTGATCAAGCCCAACCGATTAAAGATTCTGTTGAAACCATGATCAGCAAGGCACTTTTCGGCTGTCTGTTTGCCGTCATTGTTATCATGCTATTCCTAAGGAACTTTAAAACGACTCTCATTTCCGTCATTTCGATTCCATTATCCCTGTTAGCAGCCCTTTTGGTGCTCAAACAAATGGATATTTCGTTGAATGTCATGACACTGGGGGCCATGACAGTTGCCATTGGCCGAGTCGTCGATGACTCCATTGTCGTCATTGAAAATATTTATAGGAGAATGGCTTTAAAAGGCGAACAATTAAAAGGCGGCGAATTAATACGATCAGCCACTAAGGAAATGTTCATCCCTATCCTTTCATCAACAATCGTTACTGTGGCCGTATACCTGCCCTTAGCAAGCGTTACAGGACCTGTCGGAGAACTGTTCATGCCATTCGCCTTAACAATGGTGTTTGCATTAGTCGCTTCATTAATAATTGCCATCACTCTTGTTCCGGCAATGGCAGACTCTTTATTTAAAAAGGGACTATCTAAAAAAGAATTAAAATCACATGAAGAAAAACCAAGTAAACTATCTGCATTCTATAGAAAAGCATTGGATTGGTCGTTAAACCATAAGTTGATCACTTTCGGTACAGCCATTGTATTATTGGTAGGCAGCTTATTCCTAATCCCAAGCATCGGTGTCAGCTTCATGCCTGCAGATGAAGAAAAAACGATTATCGTCACTTACACTCCCGCACCTGGAGAGTTAAAAGAGGATATTGTTAAACAAACAGAAAAAGTAGAAAAATACTTCATGGATAAAGACGACGTGGAGACCGTTCAATACACACTTGGTGAAAGCATGATGGGCGGCATGATGGGCGGCTCGAGTAACTCGGCTCTCTTCTATGTACTCTATGATAAAGACACCGAAAATTTCGGGGACAAAAAAGAAACGGTCATAAAGGATTTAACTGAACTTGATTCACCTGGAACTTGGAAACAACAAGAATTCACGTCAACATCTAGCAACGAAACCACTCTATTTGTTTACGGAAATACACAAAAAGACATTGAACCGGTAATTGACGATATTCAAAATATCATGAAGAAAAATAAAGATTTAAAAGATGTTGATACAAGCCTTTCCGATGCTTATGAGCAATATACACTAGTTGCAGACCAGGAAAAGCTAAGCGATCTTGGACTGACAGCTGCACAAATTGGTATGTCCATTGCCAATACAAATAAAGATGATGCTATAACTACGATTAAGAAAGATGGAGAAGAAGTCAAAGTATATGTCGAGACAGAAGAAACGACTTTCGAAGACAAAAAAGATCTTGAGAATACGAAAATTCCTTCTCCAATGGGAATGGAAATCCCATTGAAAGAGCTTGTGAAAATCGAAGAAGGCAAAGCTTCCGATACAATCAGCCGCCGCGATGGAAAAATTTATGCCGACGTGTCTGCAACAATCAAAACGGATGATGTGGCAGCAGTAACAGCTGAGGTACAAAAGGAAGTTGATAAATTAGACCTTCCCGCAAGCGTCTCTATAGACTATGGCGGAGTGACGGAAGATATCCAGGAATCATTCACACAACTTGGTATCGCTATGCTAGCGGCCGTTGCTATCGTATACTTTGTGCTAGTCGTTACTTTCCATGGTGGTTTAGCGCCAATAGCCATTCTCTTCTCCTTACCATTTACGGTAATCGGGGCATTGGCAGGGCTATTCATTGCAGGTGAGACCATCAGCGTTTCAGCAATGATGGGTGTCCTGATGCTTATTGGTATCGTCGTAACCAATGCCATCGTATTAGTGGACCGTGTTATCAAGAATGAAGAATCCGGGCTATCTACCAGGGAAGCTTTACTCGAAGCAGGATCGACCCGACTACGCCCGATCCTGATGACTGCCCTTGCCACAATTGGCGCTTTAATACCTTTGGCAATCGGTGCGGAAGGCAGTGGATTAATATCACAAGGTTTGGGAATTACCGTTATCGGCGGACTTGTGAGTTCTACAATGCTAACACTTGTAATAGTGCCGGTAGTATATGAAGTTATAATGAAAATAGGTAAAAAGAAGAAAAAAACAGTTAAGTAA
- a CDS encoding TetR/AcrR family transcriptional regulator, with amino-acid sequence MKEKNKMIIDKSVELFAEKGYHATSVQEIAEKCGIAKGSFYNHFKSKEELLVSIFKFYYEALTDSLLDLELDASLSSKDKFMRQITVHIEHMTGNTNLIQMMMQEQMVHISKELDRFLHYIHEEGLIWFKRKIIELYPGLPADLLPDCTIILDSLFKGYIGILIRKQNAFDVELLPSFILNRMDSIIASLQSKEDPLLKQFPLPGCSMQDMSPKEEIHSIIVRMLEVETRKEEGMETNKNTEALKAIQEEFSKVRPSPIILESLLLFLEKNEKRSPLSSKLILMMKDYLLNI; translated from the coding sequence ATGAAAGAAAAAAATAAGATGATCATAGATAAATCTGTAGAGCTTTTCGCGGAGAAGGGCTATCATGCGACTTCCGTTCAGGAAATAGCTGAAAAATGTGGGATAGCAAAGGGGTCTTTTTATAATCATTTTAAATCGAAGGAAGAATTACTGGTCTCCATTTTCAAATTTTATTATGAAGCCTTGACGGACTCATTGCTTGATCTTGAACTGGATGCTTCATTGTCCAGTAAAGACAAATTCATGAGGCAGATCACTGTTCACATTGAGCATATGACGGGAAATACCAACTTGATTCAAATGATGATGCAGGAACAAATGGTTCATATCAGCAAAGAATTGGATAGATTTTTACATTATATCCATGAAGAGGGCTTGATTTGGTTCAAGCGAAAAATCATTGAGTTATACCCGGGGCTTCCTGCTGATCTTTTGCCGGATTGCACCATAATTTTGGATTCTCTTTTCAAAGGATATATCGGAATATTGATCAGGAAACAAAATGCATTCGATGTGGAATTGTTACCTAGCTTCATATTGAACCGGATGGATTCCATCATCGCAAGCCTGCAGAGCAAGGAAGATCCATTATTGAAACAATTTCCCCTGCCAGGATGCTCGATGCAGGATATGAGCCCAAAAGAGGAAATCCATTCGATCATCGTCAGGATGCTGGAAGTGGAAACACGTAAGGAAGAGGGAATGGAAACAAATAAGAACACGGAGGCCTTAAAGGCGATCCAGGAAGAGTTTTCAAAAGTTAGGCCAAGCCCCATCATCTTGGAAAGTCTTTTGTTATTTTTGGAAAAAAATGAAAAAAGAAGTCCGTTGAGTTCAAAGCTTATCTTAATGATGAAGGATTATTTGTTGAATATATGA
- a CDS encoding alpha/beta hydrolase, which produces MTAAMVIPGAESFFLPGNSIGILICHGFNGTPQSVRYLGEKFAAKGFTVFAPRLAGHGTDEYEMETSHYQEWIQDVEMAYAKLKRTCTHVFAIGQSMGGALVLDLATKVACDGILTINAALQVPEYEKYRNQSVPRFVPEGKPDIKDDTTKEITYDQVPAKAINQLLDIMEHTSQKLVDVSCPILIFHSPEDHVVPDSCSYQIYDAVMSGDKEMAPLENSYHVASLDHDKDHIIDRSYQFIQRLSKRAIIAS; this is translated from the coding sequence ATGACAGCAGCAATGGTAATACCAGGTGCGGAATCTTTTTTCTTACCCGGCAATTCTATCGGCATTCTTATTTGCCATGGTTTTAACGGAACGCCACAAAGTGTAAGGTATTTAGGTGAAAAATTCGCCGCCAAAGGCTTTACTGTCTTCGCTCCTCGACTGGCGGGCCACGGAACGGATGAATATGAAATGGAAACGAGTCATTATCAGGAATGGATACAAGATGTTGAAATGGCTTATGCAAAATTAAAGCGAACATGCACCCATGTATTCGCCATCGGACAATCAATGGGAGGCGCCCTTGTTCTCGATTTAGCGACAAAAGTGGCTTGTGATGGAATTCTCACCATCAATGCCGCTCTCCAAGTTCCTGAATATGAAAAATATCGTAACCAATCGGTTCCGCGCTTCGTTCCTGAAGGCAAGCCTGACATAAAAGACGATACAACTAAAGAAATCACATATGACCAAGTTCCGGCAAAAGCGATTAATCAATTGCTCGATATAATGGAACATACTAGTCAAAAACTAGTAGACGTTTCTTGCCCAATACTAATCTTTCATTCTCCAGAAGATCACGTTGTACCAGACTCTTGCTCCTATCAGATTTACGATGCTGTCATGTCCGGTGATAAGGAGATGGCGCCCCTTGAAAATTCATATCATGTGGCCTCGTTGGATCATGACAAAGATCATATCATCGATCGGTCATATCAGTTCATCCAAAGGTTAAGCAAAAGGGCAATAATCGCTTCTTAA
- a CDS encoding PP2C family protein-serine/threonine phosphatase, translated as MTILIVDDNQVNLFVIEKILKRAGYTDFLSLTSAVEMFEYLQMDSPQPKETSVDIILLDIMMPEIDGIEACRRLQSIPHLRDIPVIFVTALEDSNKVAEALDVGGIDYIMKPINKIDLLARIRVGLRLKYEKDWHKMQDEKIRNELDLSMQVQSSLLSEPIINDHLTIRASYLPANKLAGDMYYWHRIDENRYGIILLDMMGHGISASLVCMFISSVLRDAIRTHTDPVAVINEMNHWMSTLNKEDNQVHYYFTAIYMIIDTEQKTVEYVNAGHPPGFALMDDGKVASLSKGTCPVGFFSEMKIEKSVIHYEEKIQLMLFTDGVMEAIDREGTEGLDQIKEAVSTRWFDCKESPPIDFLMPPEMQQDQPDDMCVVVIQAN; from the coding sequence ATGACGATTTTAATCGTAGATGATAACCAGGTTAACCTTTTCGTTATAGAGAAAATTCTAAAACGAGCTGGCTATACGGATTTTCTATCATTAACTTCAGCTGTTGAGATGTTTGAATATTTACAGATGGATAGTCCGCAACCTAAAGAGACTTCAGTTGATATCATTCTGCTTGATATCATGATGCCGGAGATCGATGGGATAGAAGCGTGCAGGAGACTTCAAAGTATTCCTCACCTTAGAGATATACCCGTCATTTTTGTGACCGCCCTTGAAGATTCAAATAAGGTCGCCGAGGCACTTGATGTTGGTGGAATCGATTATATAATGAAGCCTATCAATAAAATAGATTTACTTGCGAGGATTCGCGTAGGGTTAAGACTTAAATATGAAAAAGATTGGCATAAAATGCAGGATGAAAAAATCCGCAATGAATTGGATCTTTCCATGCAGGTTCAAAGCAGCTTATTAAGTGAACCCATTATAAATGACCACTTAACTATAAGGGCATCATACTTACCTGCGAATAAATTAGCAGGGGATATGTACTACTGGCACCGCATCGATGAAAATAGGTATGGGATCATCCTGTTGGATATGATGGGGCATGGCATATCCGCCTCACTTGTGTGCATGTTCATTTCCTCCGTATTGAGGGATGCCATCAGGACACATACAGATCCAGTGGCAGTAATAAACGAAATGAATCACTGGATGAGTACCCTTAATAAAGAAGATAATCAAGTGCATTATTATTTTACCGCGATTTATATGATCATTGATACAGAGCAAAAGACAGTGGAATATGTAAATGCCGGACATCCTCCGGGATTTGCTTTAATGGACGATGGGAAAGTGGCCTCACTTTCAAAAGGGACATGTCCTGTTGGGTTCTTCTCGGAAATGAAAATAGAGAAATCCGTCATTCATTATGAAGAGAAGATTCAGCTGATGCTATTTACGGATGGAGTCATGGAAGCGATAGATCGAGAAGGGACGGAAGGACTCGACCAAATAAAAGAAGCGGTCTCGACGAGATGGTTTGATTGTAAAGAATCTCCCCCTATCGATTTTTTGATGCCCCCGGAAATGCAGCAAGATCAACCTGATGATATGTGTGTTGTTGTTATTCAAGCAAATTGA
- a CDS encoding CsbD family protein: MSGLSDKVKSVVNKVKGETKDQVGNAKNDPHLQAEGKVDKLKGNLQDGISKLKDDR, encoded by the coding sequence ATGAGCGGTTTATCAGACAAAGTAAAAAGTGTTGTAAATAAAGTTAAAGGTGAAACGAAAGACCAAGTCGGAAACGCGAAAAATGATCCTCACTTACAAGCAGAAGGTAAAGTCGATAAATTAAAAGGCAATCTCCAAGATGGCATTAGTAAATTGAAAGATGACCGTTAA
- a CDS encoding tyrosine-type recombinase/integrase: protein MDTSAKDEMIFSFAEWLRDQGKSANTIKTYTGVLSQFCDQTQKILMEIHSEDVQGYLDYLENCKKSPGTIEKHYIALNVFFKFLGKPQVMLSVERKVKEHKLEVPETLSINEQQILLRDIEAEGNLRNIAIVYLLLHTGIRVSELCDLNGRDVIMETERNYILVRNAKGEIDRSVPLTLSAIQHVKNYLYSLKEKADPLFISSYNQRITPRSVQYILKRYNVHPHKLRHTFCQRLVDNGIDIQTISKLAGHKDLNVTKRYLKEESLDLANAIDQTFTKH from the coding sequence ATGGATACCTCTGCTAAAGATGAAATGATTTTTTCGTTTGCTGAATGGTTGAGAGACCAAGGTAAATCAGCTAATACGATTAAAACGTATACTGGTGTCCTTTCACAGTTTTGTGACCAGACACAAAAGATATTGATGGAGATTCATTCTGAAGATGTTCAGGGTTATCTTGATTATTTAGAAAATTGCAAGAAAAGCCCAGGAACAATCGAAAAACACTACATCGCCCTAAATGTCTTCTTTAAATTTTTAGGCAAACCGCAAGTAATGCTTTCTGTGGAACGTAAGGTTAAGGAGCACAAGCTTGAGGTACCTGAAACTTTAAGCATCAATGAGCAGCAGATCCTGTTAAGGGATATAGAAGCAGAAGGAAATCTAAGGAACATCGCCATCGTCTACCTTTTGTTACATACTGGAATTCGTGTTTCAGAATTATGTGACTTAAATGGCCGTGACGTCATTATGGAAACAGAGCGAAATTATATACTTGTCAGGAACGCAAAAGGTGAAATCGATAGATCCGTTCCCCTTACACTATCGGCTATACAACATGTAAAAAATTATCTTTATTCTTTAAAAGAAAAAGCGGATCCATTATTCATCTCAAGTTACAATCAAAGGATCACTCCAAGGTCAGTTCAATATATATTAAAAAGATACAACGTGCATCCACATAAACTGCGACATACCTTTTGCCAAAGGTTAGTGGATAATGGAATAGATATACAAACGATTTCAAAGCTTGCCGGTCATAAAGATTTAAACGTAACGAAGCGTTATCTAAAAGAAGAATCGCTGGATCTGGCAAATGCGATAGATCAAACTTTCACCAAACACTAA
- a CDS encoding response regulator: MGFKKKQMVGFGLILLFLAILLSFMMVTLNNLKSSMTEIVENRYEKVQDSMEIRQLFSRSDREILFAANDANKEERAESLEIINENHSLIESKIAGLSGSLNKAKAKQLLKEFETQYASYSITEAEIIQKIKSGDSSSLTSLMDDQREKRTKVISTMDDFKDYQEGVMKDTLSNSKQTYEDMIGFVIFAVILSILVISVTVVWMIRSTSKDLQSITKVIENIDYKNLSVIPRVPVRTTDEIGDIARSFNDMAESLEDYNRKEKDFTEKISEQNWIQTRVADIATMYQRIVDVEVLADRFITRLAPMMGASIGAFYVKRGEGVDMRFVKLASFAGDGEDSGRREFRLGEGLIGQCALEKKSKVIDDIPEDFQLVTTGLGEVNPKSIVIAPVVFKDEVVAMVELASLETFTKLQKSFLNQVLDTLGITINNVEGRMEIERLLKESQAQTEELQAQSEELQSQSEEMQAQSEELQTQAEELRMINEQLEERNRETEEKSKELQVAKQNLEKQAEELKLSSKYKSEFMANMSHELRTPLNSILILSEMLSDPNDSKLNEEQQEFARVINSSGQDLLTLINDILDLSKVEVGKLEVVFDEMNLSELPELLHRNFDHVAKKKNIDFIIEKSKNVPDIFFTDEQRFQQILKNLLSNAFKFTEKGSVSVQIQKADEENVAQWIQTKGASNWVEIKVTDTGIGISKEKQKLIFEAFQQGDGATMRKYGGTGLGLSICREFAKLLGGWVIVDSEEGQGSTFTFFIPSMPEGFKNVGEAIAASPEVAAANHDDTAAPFGGEGESDVVIMDEEDRDKAKPFCNKTVLVVDDDHRNIFALKNALKHEGMEILTAENGYECLELLEKGNDIDVILMDIMMPGMDGYETMTRIREQSKFEDLPIIALTAKAMKGDREKCLKAGASDYVSKPLKLDQLLSVLRVWLTN, encoded by the coding sequence ATGGGTTTTAAGAAGAAGCAAATGGTGGGATTTGGTTTAATCTTGCTTTTCTTGGCTATTTTACTTTCTTTCATGATGGTTACGCTTAACAATTTAAAGAGCAGCATGACTGAAATAGTTGAAAATCGCTATGAAAAAGTTCAAGATTCGATGGAAATCCGTCAGCTTTTTTCCAGGTCGGACCGTGAGATCCTGTTTGCAGCTAATGATGCAAACAAAGAAGAAAGAGCAGAGAGCCTCGAAATCATCAATGAGAATCATAGTTTGATTGAGTCTAAAATTGCTGGGTTATCAGGTTCGTTAAATAAGGCGAAAGCAAAGCAATTATTGAAAGAGTTCGAGACTCAATATGCTTCTTACTCCATAACGGAGGCTGAGATCATCCAAAAGATAAAGTCGGGAGACTCTTCGAGTCTAACAAGCCTGATGGATGACCAGAGGGAAAAACGAACGAAAGTCATCAGTACGATGGACGACTTTAAGGATTATCAAGAAGGTGTCATGAAAGATACATTAAGTAATTCGAAACAAACCTATGAAGATATGATCGGTTTTGTAATTTTTGCTGTTATTCTCAGCATTTTGGTTATTTCCGTAACAGTTGTTTGGATGATTCGCAGTACATCGAAAGATCTGCAATCGATTACGAAGGTCATCGAAAATATCGATTATAAAAATTTATCGGTCATACCAAGAGTTCCGGTTCGGACTACTGATGAAATTGGTGATATAGCGAGATCGTTCAATGATATGGCGGAATCGCTTGAAGACTATAATCGAAAAGAGAAAGATTTCACCGAAAAGATCAGTGAACAGAACTGGATCCAGACCCGTGTTGCAGATATAGCTACCATGTATCAGCGCATTGTTGATGTGGAAGTTCTGGCTGACCGGTTCATTACAAGGCTTGCACCGATGATGGGAGCTTCAATTGGAGCTTTTTACGTCAAACGGGGTGAGGGTGTGGATATGCGTTTTGTAAAGCTTGCCAGCTTTGCTGGAGATGGCGAAGACTCAGGCAGACGTGAATTCCGTCTTGGCGAAGGGTTGATCGGACAATGCGCCCTTGAAAAGAAATCCAAAGTCATTGATGATATCCCTGAAGATTTTCAATTGGTTACGACAGGATTGGGGGAAGTTAACCCGAAAAGCATTGTCATTGCGCCAGTCGTTTTTAAGGATGAAGTTGTGGCGATGGTTGAACTGGCAAGTTTGGAGACTTTTACGAAGTTGCAAAAATCTTTCCTTAACCAGGTTCTTGATACTCTAGGAATCACGATTAATAATGTAGAGGGCCGGATGGAAATAGAGCGTTTATTGAAAGAATCACAAGCACAGACCGAAGAGTTACAGGCTCAATCGGAAGAATTGCAGTCACAGTCAGAGGAAATGCAAGCCCAATCGGAGGAACTGCAAACCCAGGCTGAAGAGTTGCGAATGATCAATGAACAATTAGAAGAGAGAAATCGTGAAACTGAAGAAAAATCGAAAGAGCTTCAAGTCGCAAAACAAAATCTTGAAAAACAAGCGGAAGAATTAAAGTTAAGTTCAAAATATAAATCTGAGTTCATGGCAAATATGTCCCATGAATTGCGGACGCCGCTCAATAGTATTCTGATTTTATCAGAAATGCTTTCAGATCCAAATGATAGTAAATTAAATGAAGAGCAACAGGAATTCGCTCGTGTCATTAATTCATCGGGCCAAGATTTATTAACGTTGATCAATGACATTTTGGATTTATCAAAAGTTGAAGTCGGAAAGCTTGAAGTTGTCTTTGACGAAATGAATTTGAGTGAACTTCCTGAGTTATTGCACCGTAACTTCGACCATGTAGCGAAGAAAAAGAACATTGACTTTATAATAGAAAAAAGTAAAAACGTTCCGGATATTTTCTTTACGGATGAACAGCGCTTCCAGCAAATTTTGAAAAACCTATTATCCAATGCATTTAAATTCACGGAAAAAGGTTCTGTGTCCGTCCAAATCCAAAAAGCTGATGAAGAAAATGTAGCACAATGGATACAGACAAAAGGAGCTAGCAATTGGGTTGAAATTAAGGTGACGGATACGGGCATCGGAATATCAAAAGAGAAGCAAAAACTTATCTTTGAAGCGTTCCAGCAAGGTGACGGAGCTACTATGAGGAAATATGGCGGTACGGGCCTAGGGCTATCGATTTGCCGGGAGTTTGCCAAACTTCTGGGAGGCTGGGTCATTGTAGATAGTGAAGAAGGGCAAGGCAGTACCTTTACTTTCTTTATTCCAAGCATGCCAGAGGGCTTCAAAAATGTCGGTGAAGCAATAGCTGCTTCTCCGGAAGTGGCAGCAGCTAACCACGATGATACTGCAGCGCCTTTTGGCGGTGAAGGAGAATCGGATGTAGTTATAATGGATGAAGAAGATCGGGATAAGGCCAAACCATTCTGCAATAAAACAGTACTGGTCGTCGATGATGATCACCGTAATATATTTGCGCTGAAAAATGCGCTGAAGCATGAGGGGATGGAAATCCTTACAGCTGAAAACGGCTACGAATGTTTGGAACTCCTTGAAAAAGGAAACGATATAGATGTTATATTGATGGATATCATGATGCCAGGCATGGACGGTTACGAAACGATGACAAGAATTCGCGAGCAAAGTAAGTTCGAGGATCTTCCAATCATCGCGCTAACTGCGAAAGCGATGAAAGGCGATAGGGAAAAATGCCTTAAGGCCGGCGCTTCCGATTATGTCAGCAAGCCATTGAAATTGGATCAGCTGCTATCCGTCCTAAGAGTATGGCTGACTAATTGA
- a CDS encoding CheR family methyltransferase: MKDTLTIEEREDLEIELLLEAIYSVSGFDFRKYMRSSIKRRVENRMRLDHIRRISGMIEMVLYEKGYVEKLLRDFSINVTEMFRDPEFFKAFRLNIVPLLKKLPEIRIWHAGCSTGEEAFSMAIILKEEGLYDKARIYATDMNDEVIRHAEKGILPLNRMQSYTKNYLQAGGNQEFSEYYTTDYQNAYLHSDLLKNIVFFQHNLVTDGSFNEFHIIMCRNVMIYFTGELQTYVNQLFYDSLCKDGFLAVGSKETLHTSSFSEDYEDFDSKERIYRKL; the protein is encoded by the coding sequence ATGAAGGATACTTTAACGATTGAAGAAAGAGAAGATTTGGAAATCGAATTATTATTAGAGGCCATTTATTCGGTTTCTGGCTTTGACTTTCGTAAATATATGCGTTCTTCAATAAAAAGAAGAGTTGAAAATAGAATGAGACTGGACCATATTCGCAGGATTAGCGGAATGATAGAAATGGTTTTATATGAAAAAGGGTATGTCGAGAAGCTTTTGAGAGATTTTTCAATAAATGTCACTGAAATGTTTCGCGATCCGGAGTTCTTTAAAGCCTTTCGTTTGAATATTGTACCGCTCCTGAAAAAACTTCCTGAAATCAGAATTTGGCATGCGGGTTGTTCGACCGGTGAAGAAGCCTTTTCCATGGCTATCATCCTCAAGGAAGAAGGACTTTATGATAAGGCAAGGATTTATGCCACTGATATGAATGATGAAGTTATCCGTCATGCGGAAAAAGGGATATTACCTTTAAATAGAATGCAGTCTTATACGAAAAACTACTTGCAAGCTGGAGGTAACCAGGAATTTTCGGAGTATTATACAACCGATTATCAAAATGCGTATCTTCATTCGGATCTCCTTAAAAACATTGTGTTTTTCCAGCATAATTTAGTTACTGATGGTTCGTTCAATGAGTTTCATATCATCATGTGCCGGAATGTGATGATTTACTTTACCGGTGAATTACAGACCTATGTTAATCAGTTGTTTTATGACAGTCTTTGCAAAGATGGCTTCCTTGCGGTTGGCAGTAAGGAGACGCTTCATACATCATCCTTTTCGGAAGATTATGAGGACTTTGACTCAAAGGAACGAATTTATCGGAAATTGTAA